In Methanobacterium bryantii, the following proteins share a genomic window:
- a CDS encoding histidine kinase dimerization/phosphoacceptor domain -containing protein — MCFMLAYLLFLEFGYRQAETYYMANLWYIGSFIWIISASLILHVVLVITDRLNSENKVKILSLVYVPSIIVSIYFVISNLTSVNMVREYWGWTYSVQLNPLLFGLSDLWLTILIATSLVLAYLHYRKSDNEERKLAKYIILGLSFTMAIGIVTDVLSSFSIKIPETFYTAAVLGITLLCYGIERYRIPQLTPAMAADEIVSAMSNFSVLIDNKNRIKNVNSIGLKLLGYGKSEIYGKDMKMIFSEDLSAFKVYKATESCISNFETIMRAKDGKAIPVLMSIAPISYSSHKLGILCVGSDITKIRQKELHKNLLTQQIIERQETLLDLSQKDLSKMPEGLQKITEASFKTLNVDQVSIWLFDFDKTKIICQDCYNGKSHEKGLILESAKFPRYFEAIKKFHNITAANAQGYYYTSELNESYFKPNGICSLMDVPIWLEGELLGVLCHETFKTRHWKFEEQDFVSSLANLISLGLEASRRKKAEEDLKASLKEKEILMKEIHHRAKNNLTIISSLLNLQSRHINDKEALGVFRESQNRARSMALIHEKLYRSDNLRKIDFGEYIRSLTIEIFNSYRASQGIELNMDISNIDLDINTAVPLALIVNEIVTNSLKYAFPDKKTGNVSVHFAKNADEMQLIVEDNGIGFPGDLDFRNTNSLGMQLVTSLTDQIKGNIKLERNEGTKFIIDFKEKLYHN, encoded by the coding sequence ATGTGTTTTATGCTTGCATATCTATTGTTCCTTGAATTTGGATACAGGCAGGCAGAAACGTATTATATGGCTAATTTATGGTATATTGGTAGTTTTATATGGATTATATCTGCATCACTTATTTTACATGTAGTTTTAGTTATCACTGACAGGTTAAACTCTGAAAACAAAGTGAAAATTCTTTCTTTGGTATATGTTCCATCAATAATTGTTTCAATTTATTTTGTTATATCTAACTTAACATCTGTGAATATGGTAAGAGAATACTGGGGCTGGACATATTCTGTACAGCTTAACCCTTTACTTTTTGGTTTAAGTGATCTGTGGTTAACAATCCTTATAGCCACATCATTAGTTTTAGCTTATTTACACTATAGAAAATCCGATAATGAAGAAAGAAAGCTTGCCAAATATATTATTTTGGGATTATCCTTTACTATGGCGATAGGTATCGTTACTGATGTCCTGTCGTCATTCTCTATTAAAATTCCTGAAACATTTTATACGGCAGCTGTTTTAGGTATAACATTACTATGTTATGGAATTGAGAGGTATAGAATCCCTCAATTAACTCCTGCTATGGCTGCTGATGAAATAGTTTCTGCAATGTCTAATTTTTCAGTGTTAATAGACAATAAAAATAGAATTAAAAATGTTAACAGCATAGGATTAAAATTATTAGGCTATGGGAAATCAGAAATTTATGGAAAAGATATGAAAATGATATTTTCTGAAGATTTAAGCGCTTTTAAAGTTTATAAAGCCACAGAGAGTTGTATTTCTAATTTTGAAACAATTATGAGGGCTAAAGATGGAAAAGCTATACCTGTTCTTATGTCCATAGCTCCCATTAGTTACAGTTCTCATAAATTAGGCATATTATGTGTTGGCAGTGATATAACTAAGATTCGGCAGAAAGAATTACATAAAAACCTGTTAACTCAACAAATAATTGAAAGACAGGAAACTTTGCTGGATTTATCCCAAAAAGATTTGTCTAAAATGCCTGAAGGCCTACAAAAAATTACTGAAGCATCTTTTAAAACACTTAATGTTGATCAGGTGAGTATATGGTTATTTGATTTTGATAAAACAAAAATCATTTGTCAGGATTGTTATAATGGTAAAAGCCATGAAAAAGGCTTAATTTTGGAATCGGCAAAATTTCCTCGCTATTTTGAAGCTATAAAAAAATTTCATAATATAACTGCTGCCAATGCTCAAGGTTATTATTATACTTCTGAATTAAATGAATCTTACTTTAAACCTAACGGCATCTGTTCATTGATGGATGTTCCTATATGGCTAGAAGGAGAATTATTGGGAGTACTTTGCCATGAAACCTTCAAAACTAGACACTGGAAATTTGAAGAGCAGGATTTTGTATCTTCACTTGCAAATTTAATATCTTTAGGACTGGAAGCTTCTAGACGTAAAAAAGCAGAGGAGGATCTCAAAGCTTCCCTTAAAGAAAAAGAAATTCTCATGAAGGAAATCCATCACCGGGCAAAAAACAATTTAACAATTATATCAAGCCTGTTAAATCTGCAGTCCCGCCATATCAACGATAAAGAAGCATTAGGTGTTTTTAGAGAAAGCCAGAATAGAGCTAGATCTATGGCATTAATCCATGAGAAACTTTACAGGTCAGATAATTTAAGGAAAATCGATTTTGGTGAATATATTAGGAGCTTAACTATAGAAATCTTCAATTCTTATAGAGCATCCCAAGGAATCGAATTAAATATGGATATATCTAATATAGATTTAGATATTAACACGGCAGTTCCTTTAGCTTTAATTGTAAATGAAATTGTGACTAACAGCCTGAAATACGCGTTTCCTGATAAAAAAACAGGTAATGTATCAGTACACTTTGCTAAAAATGCCGATGAGATGCAGTTAATTGTAGAAGATAATGGTATAGGGTTCCCAGGTGACTTGGATTTTAGAAATACAAATTCATTAGGTATGCAGCTTGTAACCAGTTTAACTGATCAAATAAAAGGTAATATTAAGCTGGAAAGGAATGAAGGTACCAAGTTTATCATTGATTTTAAAGAAAAGCTTTATCATAATTGA
- a CDS encoding YbgA family protein, with amino-acid sequence MRKFVKPRLIVSKCIGFEACRYNGLIIKSEFVEKLKDHADFYPVCPEVEIGLGIPRDPIRIIEFEGELILYQPAAGLDITEEMKKFTQNFLGKIDDIDGFILKNRSPSCGIKAVKVYQGFGNSRTKSRAGFFGNAVLEMFPYLAVEDEGRLRNLKIRENFLTKLYILADFRKVKKSRSLNELIKFHSHNKMLLMAHNQENTRKLGRIIGNADKKTFDELISKYQKIFYDSILDPPQNKANINVLMHAVGYFSKELTHDEKAFFLDSVEKYRNGIFPLFVCLNILKSWIIRFNNEYLTDQTFFEPYPEELIPITVV; translated from the coding sequence TTGAGAAAATTTGTAAAACCCAGATTAATTGTAAGTAAATGCATAGGTTTTGAAGCCTGCAGATATAATGGACTTATAATTAAAAGCGAATTTGTTGAAAAACTTAAAGACCATGCTGATTTTTACCCTGTATGTCCCGAAGTTGAAATAGGTCTGGGAATCCCAAGAGATCCCATAAGAATTATTGAGTTTGAAGGTGAATTAATACTTTATCAGCCGGCAGCTGGACTTGATATAACAGAGGAAATGAAAAAATTCACCCAGAATTTCCTGGGCAAAATAGATGATATTGATGGTTTTATTTTAAAGAATAGATCACCTTCATGCGGTATTAAAGCAGTTAAAGTTTATCAGGGTTTTGGAAATTCAAGAACAAAAAGTAGAGCCGGATTTTTTGGTAACGCAGTTTTAGAAATGTTTCCATATCTTGCAGTTGAAGATGAAGGCCGCCTTAGAAATCTTAAAATAAGAGAAAACTTCTTAACCAAATTATACATATTAGCTGATTTTCGAAAAGTAAAAAAATCCAGAAGCCTTAATGAGCTTATTAAATTCCATTCGCATAATAAAATGCTTTTAATGGCACATAATCAAGAAAATACGAGAAAATTAGGAAGAATAATTGGAAATGCTGATAAAAAGACATTTGATGAGTTAATTTCAAAATATCAAAAAATTTTCTACGACAGTATTTTAGATCCTCCACAAAATAAAGCCAATATTAATGTCCTAATGCATGCTGTGGGTTACTTTAGTAAAGAACTAACACATGATGAGAAAGCTTTCTTTTTAGATTCTGTAGAAAAATACAGAAATGGTATTTTTCCACTATTTGTGTGTTTAAATATTTTAAAATCATGGATAATCCGCTTTAATAATGAATATTTAACGGATCAAACCTTCTTTGAGCCCTATCCCGAAGAATTAATTCCCATTACAGTAGTATAA
- a CDS encoding TspO/MBR family protein yields MESFKKSEILKLVVSILIPLIAGFIGSIATFSSIPTWYASLVKPAWAPPNWVFAPVWTTLFILMGIALFLVWRQGLWRKDVKIAVSIFAVQLVLNVLWSIIFFGLQSLLGGLIEIVFLWIAILATIITFYRISKPAGILLLPYIIWVTIASYLTYTVYILNI; encoded by the coding sequence ATGGAAAGCTTTAAAAAATCAGAAATTTTAAAACTGGTAGTATCAATACTAATTCCTTTAATTGCAGGTTTTATAGGTTCTATTGCCACATTTTCTTCCATACCTACATGGTATGCCTCACTGGTGAAACCAGCATGGGCGCCTCCTAATTGGGTATTTGCACCAGTATGGACAACTCTTTTTATACTAATGGGTATTGCACTTTTCCTTGTGTGGCGTCAAGGTCTCTGGAGAAAAGATGTTAAAATAGCGGTCTCTATTTTCGCAGTACAGCTTGTTTTAAACGTGCTGTGGTCAATCATATTCTTTGGACTGCAGTCTTTACTTGGTGGATTAATTGAAATAGTGTTTTTATGGATAGCCATACTCGCAACAATCATCACATTTTACAGGATATCTAAACCCGCAGGAATACTCCTCTTACCATATATAATATGGGTAACTATTGCCTCTTACTTAACTTACACAGTGTACATTTTAAATATTTAG
- a CDS encoding MFS transporter produces the protein MQTSKIFDFRKLLIPAVLALSVLVVSCFLYPSPHELEIKTPKLETKGFKHVYWIYMAAVALIALGFVDFPLIAFHFKNSLVVSDSLTPVFYAIAMGVDALAALVFGRLFDKIGLSIMIVTAVLSAFFAPLVFLGGFYSALIGIAL, from the coding sequence TTGCAAACATCGAAAATCTTCGATTTTCGAAAGCTTCTTATACCTGCAGTTTTAGCTTTAAGTGTGCTGGTAGTGTCATGTTTTCTTTATCCAAGTCCCCATGAACTGGAAATTAAAACTCCAAAACTTGAAACTAAAGGATTTAAACATGTTTACTGGATATATATGGCTGCTGTAGCTTTAATTGCATTAGGTTTTGTTGATTTTCCACTTATAGCATTCCATTTCAAAAATTCGCTTGTTGTATCTGACAGTTTAACTCCAGTATTTTATGCCATTGCCATGGGAGTAGATGCCCTTGCTGCACTTGTCTTCGGCCGCTTATTTGATAAGATAGGCCTTTCCATTATGATAGTTACCGCTGTTCTTTCCGCTTTCTTTGCACCTCTTGTGTTTTTAGGAGGTTTCTATTCAGCACTGATAGGAATAGCTTTGTGA
- a CDS encoding WYL domain-containing protein has product MENNIKNVICSAIQSKKMIKFNYEDSARVAEPYCYGESKTGNEFLRAFQVKGKSKSGKPVGWKLFRASKIKSVAVTDKYFVIGHHYSKEPVIKNSHCCIKL; this is encoded by the coding sequence ATGGAAAATAATATTAAAAATGTGATCTGTTCTGCCATACAGTCCAAGAAGATGATCAAGTTCAACTACGAAGACAGTGCACGTGTAGCTGAACCATACTGTTACGGCGAAAGCAAAACAGGTAATGAATTTTTAAGAGCTTTTCAGGTAAAAGGAAAAAGTAAATCCGGCAAACCCGTTGGCTGGAAATTATTCAGGGCTTCTAAAATAAAAAGCGTGGCAGTCACTGACAAATACTTTGTTATTGGACATCATTACAGCAAAGAGCCTGTTATTAAAAATTCACACTGCTGTATTAAATTGTAG
- the xerA gene encoding site-specific tyrosine recombinase/integron integrase, producing the protein MRRNGGEVVSEAHGYEMKNSILEDYDFPEMIEDYLIEMEIRNYSRNTIKTYKSIVINFYNFLLAEKNLTDERRVLRAFKKYITHLKRDKNVSQNYIYLVTVVVKKFFEFGGIHILNEIKTPKRTKSLPKHLNEQEVKNLIHAFDKAENLSEHAQLRNLRNKVILALLYSSGLRVSELVYLHTDNVDLRERTIRIRGKGEKDRIVLFDDTTKLLIEEYIEKKDDDTPFLFVNRSGNHLTPRYIQMMIKDQAKAAGIKKKVTPHILRHSFATHLLKNGVDIRAIQQLLGHANLSTTQIYTSVDMHTLKNAYDKAKSVHED; encoded by the coding sequence ATGAGAAGAAACGGAGGCGAAGTTGTTTCTGAAGCGCACGGCTATGAAATGAAAAACTCTATTTTAGAAGACTATGATTTTCCAGAAATGATAGAAGATTATCTCATTGAAATGGAGATAAGAAACTATTCCAGAAATACCATCAAAACATACAAATCAATAGTTATTAATTTTTATAATTTTTTACTTGCAGAAAAAAACCTCACTGATGAAAGACGAGTTTTAAGGGCATTTAAAAAGTATATAACCCACCTAAAACGTGACAAAAACGTTTCACAGAACTACATATACCTTGTAACAGTTGTGGTGAAAAAGTTCTTTGAATTCGGCGGTATCCACATTTTAAATGAAATTAAAACACCTAAAAGGACCAAATCACTCCCTAAACATCTAAATGAACAGGAAGTGAAAAACCTGATACACGCCTTTGATAAAGCAGAAAACTTATCAGAACATGCCCAACTTAGAAATCTCAGAAATAAAGTTATTTTAGCTTTACTTTATTCATCAGGTCTTAGGGTTTCAGAACTGGTATATCTCCATACTGATAATGTTGATCTAAGAGAAAGGACAATAAGAATTCGTGGAAAAGGAGAAAAGGACAGGATTGTGCTTTTTGATGATACAACAAAATTATTAATCGAAGAATATATTGAAAAAAAAGATGATGACACCCCATTTCTCTTTGTAAACAGGTCTGGAAATCATTTAACTCCAAGATATATCCAGATGATGATTAAAGACCAGGCTAAAGCTGCAGGGATTAAGAAAAAAGTAACTCCCCACATTTTAAGGCACTCCTTTGCAACCCACCTTTTAAAGAACGGTGTCGATATCAGAGCGATTCAGCAGCTTTTAGGACACGCCAACCTGAGTACTACCCAGATTTACACCAGTGTTGACATGCATACGCTTAAAAATGCTTACGATAAGGCTAAGTCTGTCCATGAGGATTAA
- a CDS encoding ATP-binding protein produces MYVNMKKEFLGDIETTKDILIPKDPLNRVIGHDDIIKFVKIAAKQRRNLLLVGPPGIGKSLIAQAISFHLTKPNEEITVVHNPERPERPFVELKTRKERENERIDLQKAEGDIVDPAEVPDAVAERLGFRCIHCGSFNSAYQSICPDCGGDKFSHINARRKHLGDLLGMFEMNSGPISIPQDRVTTTRVKNGKEEVVIYERIDGDQIKILDQHALEKRRELVDEKPKNVIVPLKRKLFIQATGASETELLGDVRHDPYGGHPDLGTQPYERVVPGAIHEAHEGVLFIDEIVHIARLQRYILSAMQDKVFPIIGRNPQSAGSSVKVENVPCDFIFVGACNIRDIQYILPPLRSRIQGEGYEILMKTTMPDTEENVAKLAQFVAQEIEMDGKIPHASKGAVNILIDEARKRAKVIDDQKDSLTLRLRDLGGVVKMAGDMAVMEGADLIIEKHMDFAVNNAISIEDQILKRYNSFENAIQKDLSSSQSMGNEKGYRPNENVDRSYM; encoded by the coding sequence ATGTATGTTAACATGAAAAAAGAGTTTTTAGGAGATATAGAAACTACAAAAGACATTTTAATACCAAAAGACCCCTTAAATCGAGTTATCGGGCACGATGATATTATAAAATTTGTAAAAATTGCTGCAAAGCAGAGGAGAAACCTGCTGCTCGTGGGACCTCCCGGAATTGGAAAATCATTGATAGCCCAGGCAATTTCTTTTCATTTAACCAAACCTAATGAAGAAATAACCGTTGTACACAACCCTGAAAGACCTGAAAGGCCTTTTGTTGAACTAAAAACGCGTAAAGAACGGGAAAATGAAAGAATAGATCTACAAAAAGCAGAAGGCGATATTGTAGATCCTGCTGAAGTCCCAGATGCAGTTGCAGAAAGACTGGGGTTTAGATGCATCCACTGCGGAAGTTTCAACAGCGCGTATCAAAGCATATGCCCCGACTGCGGGGGAGACAAATTTTCACATATCAATGCCAGACGAAAACACCTTGGTGATCTCCTAGGAATGTTCGAGATGAACAGCGGCCCCATAAGCATACCCCAGGATAGAGTAACAACAACCAGAGTTAAAAATGGGAAAGAAGAAGTTGTAATCTATGAAAGAATTGATGGGGACCAAATTAAAATACTTGACCAGCACGCTCTTGAAAAACGGCGCGAACTTGTGGATGAAAAACCAAAAAATGTCATAGTTCCACTTAAAAGAAAATTATTTATCCAGGCAACGGGAGCAAGTGAAACTGAACTTTTAGGTGATGTCAGGCATGATCCTTATGGAGGACATCCAGATTTAGGAACGCAGCCCTATGAAAGAGTCGTACCTGGCGCCATCCACGAAGCCCATGAAGGCGTTCTTTTTATAGATGAAATAGTCCATATTGCAAGATTACAGCGTTATATATTAAGCGCTATGCAGGACAAAGTATTCCCAATTATAGGGAGAAATCCACAAAGTGCTGGAAGTTCAGTTAAAGTTGAAAATGTTCCATGCGACTTTATTTTTGTTGGAGCATGTAATATCAGAGATATACAGTACATCCTGCCACCATTACGTTCAAGAATACAGGGAGAAGGTTATGAGATCCTCATGAAGACAACAATGCCTGATACTGAAGAAAATGTTGCAAAACTTGCACAGTTTGTAGCTCAGGAAATTGAAATGGACGGTAAAATACCCCATGCATCAAAAGGAGCTGTTAACATCTTAATTGATGAAGCAAGGAAAAGGGCAAAAGTTATTGATGATCAAAAAGATTCTTTAACTCTTAGATTAAGAGATCTTGGAGGTGTTGTTAAAATGGCAGGTGATATGGCTGTAATGGAAGGTGCAGATCTTATAATTGAAAAACATATGGACTTTGCCGTAAATAACGCGATTTCAATCGAAGATCAAATTCTTAAAAGGTATAATTCCTTTGAAAATGCTATTCAAAAAGATCTATCCAGTTCTCAAAGCATGGGAAATGAAAAAGGATACAGACCAAATGAGAATGTAGACAGAAGTTATATGTAG
- the dnaG gene encoding DNA primase DnaG — MGKGEEISTTKYLIHAQINANGIVEKPDVVGAIFGQTEGLLSNDLDLRELQKTGRIGRIKVNINSRGGRSKGEIVIPSSLDRVETAILAASLETINRVGPCEAYIQVSKVEDVRAVKRRKVVDRAKELYKGMMEEVTPESLKMIEEVKEAMRIHEITEFGDERLPAGPNVSTSDAILVVEGRADVLNLLKYGVKNAIAVEGVSVPKTVAELTKNKTVTAFVDGDRGGELILKELLQVGEVDYVTRAPRGKEVEDLEKEEVMVALRDKVPVEQMYHDLGVKVEKIEEKEKDKAEDKITVLRNVLKDLEGSGNAEIFDDALNILKEVKVENLYDELKNIENNTYAVVFDGVISQRLIDIAKEKGLKHVVAVRMSDVVKKPSPIKVITR; from the coding sequence ATGGGAAAAGGAGAAGAAATAAGTACAACTAAATACCTCATTCACGCTCAAATTAACGCTAACGGAATTGTAGAAAAGCCAGACGTCGTCGGTGCGATCTTTGGACAGACAGAAGGGCTTTTAAGCAATGACCTTGACTTAAGAGAATTACAAAAAACAGGACGTATAGGGCGAATTAAAGTTAACATCAATTCAAGGGGAGGACGTTCAAAAGGAGAAATTGTAATCCCTTCAAGCCTCGACAGGGTTGAAACTGCAATTCTTGCAGCATCACTTGAAACTATTAATCGTGTAGGGCCTTGCGAAGCTTACATACAGGTTTCTAAAGTTGAAGATGTAAGGGCAGTTAAAAGAAGGAAAGTTGTTGACAGAGCAAAAGAATTGTACAAAGGCATGATGGAAGAAGTGACTCCTGAAAGCCTTAAAATGATAGAAGAAGTAAAAGAAGCCATGAGAATTCATGAAATAACTGAATTTGGTGATGAAAGGCTTCCCGCAGGACCTAATGTTTCCACTTCAGACGCTATCCTTGTAGTTGAAGGAAGAGCAGATGTCCTGAACCTCCTCAAATATGGAGTTAAAAATGCAATAGCAGTAGAAGGCGTAAGTGTACCTAAAACTGTTGCAGAATTAACTAAAAATAAAACTGTAACTGCATTTGTCGATGGAGACAGAGGCGGAGAACTTATACTAAAAGAATTATTACAGGTTGGTGAAGTAGATTACGTCACCAGAGCTCCAAGAGGAAAAGAAGTTGAAGATCTAGAAAAAGAAGAAGTAATGGTAGCTTTAAGGGACAAGGTACCTGTTGAACAGATGTATCATGATCTTGGAGTTAAAGTTGAAAAAATAGAAGAAAAAGAAAAAGATAAAGCTGAAGATAAAATCACTGTTCTTCGAAATGTATTAAAAGACCTGGAAGGTTCAGGTAATGCAGAGATCTTCGATGACGCTTTAAACATCTTAAAGGAAGTTAAAGTTGAAAATCTCTATGATGAACTTAAAAACATCGAAAATAATACATATGCAGTAGTATTTGACGGTGTTATAAGTCAGAGATTAATAGACATTGCAAAGGAAAAAGGACTTAAACACGTTGTAGCGGTCAGAATGAGTGACGTGGTTAAAAAACCAAGTCCAATTAAAGTTATAACAAGATAA
- a CDS encoding toprim domain-containing protein, which yields MSFRRLSRIVEELSSCVEQGMPILIEGKKDEEALRELGINGNIIKVSGSGLKLFEVAEIAAKTSSKVIILTDFDKKGDILAKKLSEDIQSLGSHPDLSIRKNIIKITRRYIKDIESLPKHMKQLELEINPYGNYL from the coding sequence ATGAGTTTTAGAAGATTATCTCGCATTGTTGAAGAGCTATCATCCTGCGTAGAACAAGGAATGCCAATTCTTATCGAGGGTAAGAAAGACGAAGAGGCTTTAAGAGAGTTAGGTATTAATGGTAATATCATCAAAGTTTCAGGTTCTGGTCTTAAACTCTTTGAAGTTGCAGAAATAGCCGCCAAGACATCTTCAAAAGTCATTATACTGACAGATTTTGATAAAAAGGGAGATATACTTGCAAAAAAACTGTCAGAAGATATACAGAGCCTTGGCTCTCATCCTGATCTTAGTATTAGAAAAAATATTATAAAAATCACGCGAAGATATATTAAAGATATAGAAAGTCTTCCAAAACATATGAAACAATTAGAATTAGAAATAAACCCTTATGGTAATTACCTATAA
- a CDS encoding DUF211 domain-containing protein: MAKGLIRIVLDILKPHEPNIPYFAKYLSEIEGVDGVNVTLMEIDKETENVKVTMQGNDLNFEQISEAIKQYGGSIHSVDEVVAGKKLVEEVTTPQD, from the coding sequence TTGGCAAAAGGCCTAATACGGATTGTTTTAGATATACTAAAACCCCATGAACCAAATATACCCTATTTTGCAAAATATTTAAGTGAAATAGAAGGAGTAGATGGTGTAAATGTTACTTTAATGGAAATAGATAAGGAAACAGAGAATGTTAAAGTAACAATGCAGGGAAATGATTTAAATTTTGAACAAATAAGTGAAGCAATTAAGCAATACGGTGGTTCAATTCACAGTGTTGACGAGGTTGTTGCAGGTAAAAAACTTGTTGAAGAAGTTACAACACCTCAGGACTGA
- a CDS encoding RraA family protein, which yields MKNKKKLSPESILELFSPKFSDSKLARLDLNTSQVSDALNKVTGNPGVLSGIKPLFDKTIVGRAVTASTMADDWGTSIKAIEAAKEGEVLVIQVEGDDKAVWGELASKTAQERGIISTIIDGAVRDAGAVKRLEYPVFSKTIVPNAGSPKAEGKINIPVTCGDVTVKPHDLIIGDECGVVVVPDDHLKDVIDETLRIKRNEAQIISKIEKGYSFSDILGLN from the coding sequence ATGAAAAATAAGAAGAAGCTTTCACCTGAAAGCATCTTAGAATTATTTTCACCCAAATTTTCTGATTCTAAATTAGCCCGCTTGGATCTTAATACATCCCAGGTTTCAGATGCTTTAAACAAAGTAACAGGTAATCCTGGAGTGCTTTCGGGAATTAAACCCTTATTTGATAAGACCATCGTTGGAAGGGCAGTAACTGCCAGCACAATGGCTGATGACTGGGGCACAAGTATTAAAGCTATTGAAGCGGCTAAAGAGGGGGAAGTTCTTGTCATTCAGGTTGAAGGTGATGATAAAGCTGTATGGGGTGAACTAGCCTCAAAAACGGCGCAAGAGAGAGGAATAATAAGCACAATAATAGACGGGGCTGTAAGGGATGCTGGAGCAGTAAAAAGATTAGAATATCCTGTATTCTCAAAGACTATTGTTCCTAATGCCGGAAGCCCAAAAGCAGAAGGTAAAATTAATATTCCAGTAACCTGTGGAGATGTAACTGTTAAGCCTCATGATTTAATTATAGGAGATGAATGTGGGGTCGTAGTTGTACCAGATGATCATTTAAAAGATGTTATAGATGAAACATTACGTATTAAAAGAAATGAGGCTCAAATCATCTCAAAAATTGAAAAAGGCTATTCTTTTTCAGATATACTTGGATTAAATTAA
- a CDS encoding UPF0104 family protein encodes MQNTTEFIKDHKLEIALSFAAGLFIIFLVSFFIGLDEILSVLDHTNLTIMLFTLVLELVMLLMWAVRWKFILDLLDKAPRFKQIILMLFSSIFGNNVTPGAAGGEPLRAYLLDKFEGIPFETGFASTTADRVFEFFPFVLVSILTIYLIFTLDAGFWLSLIIIILIMLVIVIFGLMIYVGYKKDVATRLVISIAKRMYPLAKRLTSKETPFSSIHDKLIEYIESFTTGFQEVLKDRKMFVIGILISFLMWGIDSLRFYLTFVAVGYHPPILPVVIIYTVAFVVSIIPNIPGSLGIREAVMIALFLPVGVSPDIVLAVSLLDRVVSYVIPTSIGALATFYYGKIYKEKKASSKAQA; translated from the coding sequence ATGCAGAACACCACAGAATTTATAAAAGATCATAAATTGGAAATTGCACTATCATTTGCTGCGGGTTTATTCATCATATTCTTAGTATCTTTTTTTATAGGCTTAGATGAAATTTTAAGTGTTTTAGATCACACTAATTTAACGATAATGTTGTTTACACTGGTTTTAGAACTTGTTATGCTGCTTATGTGGGCTGTAAGGTGGAAATTTATTTTAGATCTTCTTGATAAGGCACCTAGATTTAAACAGATAATTTTGATGCTGTTTTCGAGCATTTTTGGGAATAATGTTACTCCTGGTGCAGCTGGTGGGGAACCATTACGAGCATATCTTCTTGATAAGTTTGAAGGTATCCCTTTTGAAACGGGATTTGCATCTACTACTGCAGATAGGGTTTTTGAATTTTTCCCATTTGTGCTGGTTTCTATTCTCACTATATATCTAATATTCACATTGGATGCTGGATTCTGGCTTAGTTTAATAATTATTATCCTGATTATGCTGGTTATAGTTATCTTTGGACTTATGATATATGTTGGCTATAAGAAAGATGTTGCCACTAGATTAGTTATTTCTATTGCGAAGCGTATGTATCCCCTTGCAAAAAGGTTAACATCTAAAGAAACACCTTTTAGCAGTATACATGATAAACTGATAGAATATATCGAAAGTTTTACTACTGGTTTTCAAGAAGTACTTAAGGATCGTAAGATGTTTGTTATAGGTATTTTAATCTCTTTTTTAATGTGGGGAATAGATAGTTTACGTTTTTATTTAACATTTGTGGCTGTAGGTTACCATCCTCCAATTTTACCTGTGGTAATTATTTATACTGTTGCATTTGTGGTCTCTATAATCCCGAATATACCAGGATCTCTTGGTATTCGTGAGGCTGTAATGATTGCCCTCTTCCTGCCGGTAGGTGTTTCTCCGGATATAGTCCTTGCAGTATCTTTGTTGGATCGTGTGGTAAGTTATGTCATTCCAACGTCTATTGGAGCCCTTGCAACGTTTTATTACGGTAAAATCTATAAAGAAAAAAAGGCAAGTTCAAAAGCTCAAGCTTGA